The Desulfuromonadaceae bacterium genome has a window encoding:
- the cysK gene encoding cysteine synthase A, producing MSQTFSDNSLSIGGTPLVKLNRIALGGAEVFAKIEGRNPAYSVKCRIGAAMIWDAEKKGLLSPGKEIVEPTSGNTGIALAFVAAARGIPITLTMPETMSLERRKVLKAFGANLVLTPGAKGMGGAIAAAEELAAAEPDRYVLLHQFKNPANPAIHRSTTGPEIWEATGGDVDVLISGVGTGGTITGISQYFEQDKGKSLHSVAVEPTDSPVISQHLAGKAIQPGPHKIQGIGAGFIPETLDLSFVDQVEQVSNDEAIDFARRLAKEEGILAGISCGAAVAVAARLAAQPEYAGKKIVVILPDSGERYLSSVLYEGIV from the coding sequence ATGAGCCAGACATTTTCTGACAATTCCCTCAGCATCGGCGGCACCCCGCTGGTCAAACTGAACCGCATCGCCCTTGGTGGCGCTGAAGTTTTCGCCAAGATCGAGGGGCGCAACCCGGCCTACTCGGTCAAGTGCCGCATCGGCGCGGCGATGATCTGGGACGCCGAGAAAAAAGGGCTGCTCAGTCCGGGCAAAGAGATCGTCGAGCCGACCAGTGGCAACACGGGAATCGCTCTGGCCTTTGTCGCCGCCGCGCGCGGTATTCCCATCACCCTGACCATGCCTGAAACCATGAGCCTTGAACGCCGCAAGGTACTCAAGGCGTTCGGCGCCAACCTGGTGCTGACCCCTGGCGCAAAAGGGATGGGTGGTGCGATTGCGGCCGCCGAAGAACTGGCCGCCGCTGAACCGGACCGCTACGTATTGCTGCATCAATTCAAGAATCCGGCGAACCCGGCCATTCATCGCAGCACCACCGGTCCGGAAATCTGGGAGGCAACGGGCGGCGATGTCGATGTGCTGATCTCCGGGGTCGGCACCGGCGGAACAATCACCGGTATCAGTCAGTATTTTGAACAAGACAAGGGGAAGTCGCTGCACTCGGTAGCGGTCGAACCGACCGATTCGCCGGTCATCAGTCAGCACCTTGCCGGGAAAGCCATCCAGCCCGGTCCGCACAAGATCCAGGGGATCGGCGCGGGATTCATTCCGGAGACCCTCGACCTGTCTTTTGTCGACCAGGTCGAGCAGGTCAGCAACGACGAGGCGATCGACTTTGCCCGTCGCCTGGCCAAAGAAGAGGGCATCCTGGCCGGGATTTCTTGTGGCGCAGCGGTGGCCGTCGCCGCGCGCCTGGCGGCTCAGCCTGAATATGCCGGCAAAAAAATCGTGGTGATTCTGCCCGATTCCGGCGAGCGCTACCTTTCGAGCGTACTGTACGAGGGGATCGTTTGA
- a CDS encoding Rrf2 family transcriptional regulator, producing the protein MISKKTKYGLLALLALARKYGAGPVQIGDLAEQEGIPKKFLELILLHLKNAGILGSRKGKGGGYFLAKDPAQITMGSAVRVLDGTLAPVPCVSATAYQKCTECDDEESCGIRLVMKDVRDAVANILDNTSVKEVLVRSSDAAKKAKKVIDYSI; encoded by the coding sequence ATGATTTCAAAAAAAACCAAATACGGTCTTTTGGCCTTACTGGCTCTGGCGCGCAAATATGGCGCGGGTCCCGTGCAGATTGGCGATCTGGCCGAACAGGAAGGTATTCCCAAGAAATTCCTGGAGCTGATCCTGTTGCATCTGAAAAACGCCGGTATCCTTGGTAGTCGCAAGGGGAAAGGTGGCGGCTATTTTCTGGCCAAAGATCCTGCGCAGATCACCATGGGGAGCGCGGTTCGGGTTCTGGACGGAACCTTGGCACCGGTCCCCTGTGTCAGCGCAACAGCCTATCAGAAGTGTACCGAGTGCGATGACGAAGAGAGTTGTGGCATCCGCCTGGTGATGAAGGACGTGCGTGACGCGGTCGCCAATATCCTTGATAACACAAGCGTGAAAGAAGTTCTCGTGCGCTCCAGCGATGCGGCAAAAAAAGCAAAAAAAGTGATCGATTACAGCATCTAA